The Geobacillus genomosp. 3 genome segment TTGATTGACTTGTTTATCGGCATTGCTTACGGGGGTATTTCCGGCTACTATGGCGGCCGCGTCGACAATGTCATGCAGCGCATCATCGAAATTTTAAACGGCATTCCGTATTTGATCGTCGTCATTTTATTTATTTTAATTTTCGAACCTGGGATTATTTCGATTACGCTGGCGATGGTCATCACCGGCTGGACGACGATGGCGCGTATTGTACGCGGACAAATCTTAAAACTGAAAAACATGGAGTACGTGTTGGCAGCGCGGACGCTTGGGGCATCGAATTCCCGGCTCATCTTTAAACATTTGATTCCAAACGTTATGGGGCCGATTATCATTACGACGATGTTCACCATTCCAGCGGCCATTTTTACCGAGGCGTTTTTGAGCTTTATCGGTCTGGGCATCCGTCCGCCGGAAGCATCGCTCGGCTCGCTCGTGAATGAGGGGTATAAATCGATTCAAACGTATCCGCATTTGATCATTATCCCGTCGATTGTCATCAGCTTGCTTATTTTAAGCTTTAACCTGTTGGCTGACGGGCTGCGCGATGCGCTCGACCCGAAAATGCGCAAATAACGGACGGAAGGGGTGAAGACGGTGGAAAAAATTTTACAGGTGAACGATTTGCACATCTCCTTTGATATTCATGCTGGTGAAGTGCAGGCAGTCCGCGGTGTCACCTTTGATTTGTATAAAGGGGAGACGCTGGCGATTGTCGGTGAGTCGGGCTCTGGGAAATCGGTGACGTCAAAAGCGCTTATGCGCCTGCTGCCGACACCGCCAAGCCGCATTAAACAAGGAGAAATTTTGTTTGAAGGAAAAGACTTGACGAAGTTGCCGGAAAACGAGATGCAGTCGATCCGCGGCGCGAAAATTTCGATGATTTTCCAAGATCCGATGACATCGCTCAACCCGACGATGACGATCGGGAAGCAAATTACGGAGGCGATCTTGAAACACCAAAAATTGTCGAAAGACGAGGCGCGCAAACGGGCGATTGAACTGTTGCAACTCGTCGGCATTAAAAATGCCGAGCTGCGCATGAAGCAATATCCGCATCAATTTTCCGGCGGGATGCGTCAGCGTGTTGTCATTGCGATTGCGTTGGCGTGCAACCCGAAAATTTTGATCGCCGACGAACCGACGACGGCACTTGATGTGACGATTCAGGCGCAAATTTTGGAGCTGATGAAAGACATTCAGAAAAAGCTAGGTATGTCGATTATTTTCATTACCCACGACTTAGGGGTTGTTGCCAACATGGCTGACCGGGTTGCGGTCATGTACGCCGGTAAAATCGTAGAGATCGGGACGGTCGATGAGATTTTTTACAACCCGAAACATCCGTACACATGGGGGCTGCTCGCCTCGATGCCGAGCCTTGACCATAAAGATACGGAACTGTATTCGATTCCGGGCTCGCCGCCGGATTTGCTAAATCCTCCAAAAGGCGATGCGTTTGCGCCGCGCAACCCGTATGCGTTAAAAATCGACTATGAGCTTGAGCCGCCAATGTTTCAAGTGTCGGATACGCATTATGCGGCGACATGGCTTTTGCACGAGATGGCGCCAAACGTGGAACCGCCGGCCGTTGTGCGCGAGCGGATG includes the following:
- a CDS encoding ABC transporter ATP-binding protein; translated protein: MEKILQVNDLHISFDIHAGEVQAVRGVTFDLYKGETLAIVGESGSGKSVTSKALMRLLPTPPSRIKQGEILFEGKDLTKLPENEMQSIRGAKISMIFQDPMTSLNPTMTIGKQITEAILKHQKLSKDEARKRAIELLQLVGIKNAELRMKQYPHQFSGGMRQRVVIAIALACNPKILIADEPTTALDVTIQAQILELMKDIQKKLGMSIIFITHDLGVVANMADRVAVMYAGKIVEIGTVDEIFYNPKHPYTWGLLASMPSLDHKDTELYSIPGSPPDLLNPPKGDAFAPRNPYALKIDYELEPPMFQVSDTHYAATWLLHEMAPNVEPPAVVRERMKQFADIVARKGGKPRG
- the opp3C gene encoding oligopeptide ABC transporter permease, giving the protein MMAKQQYDQLSPEWFQPAPPNVGEQEKINRPSLTFWHDAWLRLRENKAAIVGLIMIVILALLAIFAPMASERSYKDQNLSHAKLPPKVPVLENISWLNLDGKDPNGVDVYKERGVKEYYWFGTDDLGRDLWVRTWYGTRISLYIGLLAALIDLFIGIAYGGISGYYGGRVDNVMQRIIEILNGIPYLIVVILFILIFEPGIISITLAMVITGWTTMARIVRGQILKLKNMEYVLAARTLGASNSRLIFKHLIPNVMGPIIITTMFTIPAAIFTEAFLSFIGLGIRPPEASLGSLVNEGYKSIQTYPHLIIIPSIVISLLILSFNLLADGLRDALDPKMRK